One part of the Nymphaea colorata isolate Beijing-Zhang1983 chromosome 8, ASM883128v2, whole genome shotgun sequence genome encodes these proteins:
- the LOC116258701 gene encoding receptor protein kinase TMK1-like: MRATVTKMAGHGSSFRLDVVAVLVLVALLTVAAETDPSDAAAMRDLAKSIDAAGSLGWTPSTDPCSWKLVTCDPSGRVTALNLGKQKLSGSLPASVRNLTALMTLALQSNAIGGPLPSLAGMSSLQVVYLHDNNFSSVPPDFFDGLTSLQAIYLDYNPFAPWSLPPSLQGVASLVNFSANNANVNGSIPSFFGSFPSLASIRLAFNSLSGGIPSSLAGSTLQVLWLNNQQGSKLTGQIDVLANMTGLVQVWLQSNAFSGPIPDLSPLKSLSELDLRDNSLTGPVPPSLASLPELKTLVITNNLLQGSVPTFGKGVKVDNLPGSNRFCPGDCDPRIVVLLSVVSALGYPAVLADSWKGNDPCDEWRGISCDPKGNITVVNFQNQGFSGTISPDFAKILSLDKLLLANNNLSGSIPPEITALPALTTLDVSNNSLSGKIPAFSKNVLLEISGNPMLGKEASPGSSPPASVSGTPEAPTTISSRGSEGVQKDGKRSTMSSGVVVGSVVGGVCGVCLIGLMGFFVYEKKTKGFKRVQSPNTVVIHPRLSGSDPDLLKITVAGAGGSSAATADTAHSQGSSGRGDIHVVEAGNMVISIQVLRSVTNNFSEENILGQGGFGTVYKGELHDGTKIAVKRMESGVISTKGLNEFQSEIAVLTKVRHRHLVALLGYCLDGNEKLLVYEYMPQGPLSRHLFSWKEEGRKPLDWKKRLSIALDVARGVEYLHSLAHQSFIHRDLKPSNILLGDDMRAKVADFGLVRLAPEGKCSVETRLAGTFGYLAPEYAVTGRLTTKADVFSFGVILMELISGRRALDESQPEESMHLVTWFRRMYLNKDVFRTAIDPSLEQTEETLSSILTVAELAGHCCAREPYQRPDMSHAVNVLSPLVEQWKPTDPDADDCYGIDLDMTLPQALKKWQAFEDSHMSDNSYSASMASLDNTQTSIPTRPSGFADSFTSADGR, from the exons atgagagcaACTGTAACAAAGATGGCTGGACATGGCAGCAGCTTCAGACTCGATGTCGTAGCGGTGCTCGTTCTGGTGGCGCTTCTGACGGTGGCGGCGGAGACAGACCCGTCCGACGCGGCGGCCATGCGGGACCTCGCCAAGTCCATCGACGCCGCAGGCTCCCTCGGCTGGACACCGTCCACGGACCCTTGCAGCTGGAAACTCGTCACCTGCGACCCCAGTGGCCGCGTCACCGCCCTCAATCTGGGTAAGCAGAAGCTGAGTGGCTCTCTGCCGGCGTCTGTCCGGAACCTGACGGCGCTCATGACGCTAGCGCTCCAGAGCAACGCTATCGGCGGGCCGCTGCCGAGCCTCGCCGGAATGAGCTCCCTCCAAGTGGTCTACCTCCATGACAACAACTTCTCCTCCGTCCCGCCGGATTTCTTTGACGGGCTGACCTCTCTTCAGGCAATCTACCTCGACTACAACCCTTTTGCCCCCTGGTCACTGCCGCCGAGCCTCCAAGGGGTAGCCTCCCTCGTCAACTTCTCTGCCAACAACGCCAATGTCAATGGCTCCATTCCCTCTTTCTTCGGCTCCTTCCCGAGCCTTGCCTCCATCCGCCTTGCCTTCAACTCGCTCTCCGGCGGCATACCTTCGAGTCTCGCCGGCTCGACGCTGCAGGTGCTTTGGCTGAACAACCAGCAGGGGTCGAAGCTGACCGGCCAGATCGACGTCCTCGCCAACATGACCGGGCTCGTCCAGGTGTGGCTCCAGTCGAATGCCTTCTCCGGCCCTATTCCAGACCTGTCCCCCCTGAAATCGCTCTCCGAGCTTGACCTCAGGGACAATTCCCTCACCGGGCCGGTTCCCCCCTCGCTTGCCTCACTTCCGGAACTCAAGACCCTCGTTATCACCAACAACCTGTTGCAAGGGAGCGTCCCGACATTCGGGAAGGGGGTGAAGGTCGATAATCTCCCAGGGTCGAACCGCTTCTGCCCTGGTGACTGTGACCCGAGGATAGTCGTCCTCCTCTCGGTCGTCTCCGCTCTGGGTTACCCTGCCGTACTCGCCGATAGCTGGAAGGGAAACGACCCCTGCGACGAATGGCGAGGAATCAGCTGCGACCCCAAGGGGAACATCACCGTCGTCAACTTCCAGAATCAAGGGTTTTCAGGCACCATCTCGCCGGACTTCGCAAAGATCCTGTCGTTGGATAAGCTCCTGCTCGCCAACAATAACCTGTCGGGCTCGATCCCGCCCGAGATCACCGCATTGCCCGCATTAACGACTCTGGATGTGTCGAATAATTCACTCTCTGGCAAGATCCCGGCGTTTTCCAAGAATGTGCTTCTGGAAATCAGCGGGAACCCTATGCTCGGGAAGGAAGCTAGTCCCGGGAGCTCGCCACCGGCGTCCGTTTCGGGCACACCTGAGGCGCCGACTACGATTTCCTCACGTGGTTCTGAAGGAGTTCAGAAAGACGGAAAGAGGTCGACGATGTCTTCCGGAGTTGTCGTCGGCTCTGTGGTCGGCGGAGTGTGTGGTGTGTGCTTAATTGGGCTGATGGGGTTCTTTGTATACGAGAAGAAGACGAAGGGCTTCAAAAGGGTACAGAGCCCCAACACTGTGGTGATACATCCACGGCTTTCTGGGTCTGATCCCGATTTGTTGAAGATCACGGTTGCCGGTGCCGGCGGAAGCAGTGCTGCTACGGCAGATACGGCACATAGCCAAGGAAGCAGTGGGAGAGGCGACATTCATGTGGTCGAGGCCGGAAACATGGTGATCTCAATTCAGGTTCTGAGGAGCGTGACAAACAACTTCAGTGAGGAGAACATCTTGGGTCAGGGCGGGTTCGGAACCGTCTACAAAGGGGAATTGCACGATGGAACGAAGATTGCAGTGAAGAGAATGGAATCTGGAGTGATAAGCACGAAGGGATTGAACGAATTTCAGTCGGAGATCGCGGTTCTGACGAAGGTTCGCCACCGGCACCTCGTCGCACTGCTTGGGTATTGCCTTGATGGGAATGAAAAGCTACTTGTATACGAGTACATGCCTCAGGGGCCACTCAGTCGGCATCTTTTCAGTTGGAAGGAAGAAGGTAGGAAGCCATTAGACTGGAAGAAGAGGCTGAGCATAGCGTTGGATGTGGCGAGAGGTGTCGAGTACCTGCACAGCTTGGCGCATCAGAGTTTCATCCACAGGGATCTAAAGCCCTCCAATATCTTGCTTGGTGATGATATGAGAGCAAAGGTCGCGGACTTCGGCCTGGTCCGGCTGGCCCCTGAGGGGAAGTGTTCTGTGGAGACAAGACTTGCAGGCACATTCGGTTATCTCGCGCCAGAGTATGCAG TAACTGGGAGATTAACAACCAAGGCAGATGTTTTCAGCTTCGGTGTGATTCTTATGGAGCTAATCAGTGGCAGGAGAGCTCTAGATGAAAGCCAGCCTGAGGAAAGCATGCACCTGGTAACGTGGTTCAGGAGAATGTATCTCAACAAGGATGTCTTCCGAACTGCTATAGACCCTTCATTGGAACAGACGGAAGAGACACTCTCTAGCATCTTAACCGTTGCAGAGCTTGCTGGTCATTGCTGTGCCAGAGAGCCATATCAGAGGCCTGACATGAGCCATGCTGTTAATGTGTTGTCTCCACTTGTAGAGCAATGGAAGCCAACTGATCCTGATGCTGATGACTGCTATGGCATCGACCTTGACATGACTTTGCCTCAAGCTCTTAAGAAATGGCAGGCCTTTGAAGATTCACACATGAGCGATAATTCTTATTCTGCCTCCATGGCTAGCCTGGATAATACTCAGACTAGCATTCCAACTAGACCCTCTGGGTTTGCTGATTCTTTCACTTCTGCCGATGGCCGATGA